One Burkholderia gladioli genomic window, CCGAGCTTGACGGGAATCGACTTGATCTGGCCGTTGACCTGCGCGCCGATCGCGACCTGCTCGATCGGATGCAGGGTGCCCGTGGCGAGCACGGTCTGCTCCATATCGGCGCGCCTGACTTCCGCGCTCAGGTATTGCGCGGGCGCGGGCCCTCGCGCGGCGCGCCAGGCAAGCAGCGCGAGCAGCAGCACCGCGACGACCACACACGCCGCGAGCCAGGGCCTGCGTCGTGCGAACTGAACCGGGTTGGACATGGATGTCCTGACTGTGAAGACGCTCGACGCACGCGCCGCGCGCGCGGCCGGCCGAGCGCGCGCCACCGGCGGCCCTCGGGGCGGGCCGGTCGCGTCGACTCGATCGATATGCCGCGGGCACGCCGCCACCCGCCTGCCGGCGAGCGTGAACCGACCCGCCGCATGTGCATGCGGCGCATCGTTCATACGACGTAATGGGAGCCGCCGGCACGCGCCCTCGATGCGCGCCGGCGAGGCGAAATCAGTTGCCCATCTGCTGGCGCAGGCTGAGCGGACGCATGTCGGTCCAGACTTCGTTGATGTAGTCGAGGCAGACCTGCTTCGGGCCGGCCTTGCCGACGGCCTTCCAGCCGGCGGGAATTTCCTTGTATTCCGGCCAGATCGAATACTGCTCTTCGTGATTGACGACGACGGTATAGATTTCTTCGGTGGTTTCGCTCACAACACGTCTCCTTGCAAGAAACAACGCGGCGGAAATTCTCTCGGTAAATCCGCCCGGTGAATTGATCGTTCGCAT contains:
- a CDS encoding MbtH family protein — encoded protein: MSETTEEIYTVVVNHEEQYSIWPEYKEIPAGWKAVGKAGPKQVCLDYINEVWTDMRPLSLRQQMGN